From one Leptospira licerasiae serovar Varillal str. VAR 010 genomic stretch:
- a CDS encoding GFA family protein, translating into MSLKKYTGSCHCGAVRYEADLDLSAGTGRCNCSFCRKVRNWSSIVKPESFRLLSGEDSLSFYEFNTKSSKHHFCKNCGVRTFSKGYIEEIGGAFVSVAISTLDNADLNDLIEAPVWYSDGLNNNWYNQPAEIRHL; encoded by the coding sequence ATGAGCCTTAAAAAATATACGGGAAGTTGCCATTGTGGTGCAGTTCGTTACGAGGCGGATTTGGATTTGAGCGCCGGCACAGGTAGATGCAATTGTTCCTTCTGCAGAAAGGTCCGAAACTGGTCCAGCATTGTTAAGCCTGAATCTTTTCGCTTATTGAGCGGGGAAGATAGCCTCAGTTTCTATGAATTCAATACAAAGAGTAGCAAACACCATTTTTGTAAAAATTGCGGAGTGAGAACTTTCTCAAAAGGATATATCGAAGAAATCGGCGGAGCTTTTGTAAGTGTGGCGATTTCGACCTTAGACAATGCAGATCTGAATGATTTGATCGAAGCTCCGGTATGGTATTCGGATGGTTTAAATAATAACTGG